One window of the Tubulanus polymorphus chromosome 11, tnTubPoly1.2, whole genome shotgun sequence genome contains the following:
- the LOC141912755 gene encoding DDB1- and CUL4-associated factor 7 — translation MSTLPASGGPPPAGKRKEIYKYEAPWTVYSMNWSVRPDKRFRLALGSFVEEYNNRVQIVSLDEETSEFTGRSTFDHPYPTTKIMWIPDSKGVFPDLVATSGDYLRVWRVGDTETRLECLLNNNKNSDFCAPLTSFDWNEVDPNLLGTSSIDTTCTIWGLETGQVIGRVNLVSGHVKTQLIAHDKEVYDIAFSRAGGGRDMFASVGADGSVRMFDLRHLEHSTIIYEDHHHHPLLRLAWNKQDPNYLATMAMDAMEVIILDVRVPCTPVARLNNHRACVNGIAWAPHSSCHICTAADDHQALIWDIQQMPRAIEDPILAYTGAGEINQIQWSSTQPDWIAICYSHCLEILRV, via the exons ATGAGCACTCTACCCGCGTCCGGTGGTCCGCCACCGGCGGGTAAGAGAAAAGAGATCTATAAATACGAGGCGCCGTGGACGGTATACAGTATGAACTGGAGCGTACGGCCGGATAAACGATTCAGACTCGCTCTCGGTAGCTTCGTCGAGGAGTATAATAATCGG GTTCAGATAGTGTCGTTGGATGAAGAGACGTCTGAGTTCACCGGTCGCAGTACGTTCGACCACCCGTATCCAACTACAAAAATAATGTGGATACCTGATAGT AAAGGAGTTTTCCCAGATTTAGTGGCTACGAGTGGAGATTATCTACGCGTATGGAGAGTCGGTGATACGGAAACTAGACTCGAGTGTCTTTTGAACAAC aataaaaattcgGATTTCTGCGCTCCGCTGACGTCATTCGATTGGAACGAAGTCGATCCTAATTTACTGGGCACGTCGAGTATCGATACGACGTGTACTATATGGGGTCTCGAG ACTGGACAAGTTATCGGTCGCGTGAATCTAGTTTCGGGACACGTAAAAACCCAATTGATCGCGCACGATAAAGAGGTTTACGATATTGCATTTAGTCGAGCGGGCGGCGGTCGTGATATGTTCGCCAGTGTTG GCGCTGATGGATCCGTTCGTATGTTCGATCTCCGTCATTTAGAACATTCGACTATTATTTACGAagatcatcaccatcatccgTTGTTACGTCTGGCGTGGAATAAACAGGATCCGAATTATCTAGCAACGATGGCCATGGATGCGATGGAG GTGATCATACTGGATGTACGAGTGCCGTGTACACCTGTAGCTAGACTCAATAATCACCGAGCGTGTGTGAACGGTATCGCATGGGCTCCGCATTCGAGTTGCCACATATGTACGGCAG CCGACGATCACCAAGCGTTGATCTGGGATATACAGCAGATGCCTCGCGCGATCGAAGACCCGATACTAGCGTATACGGGCGCCGGCGAAATTAATCAGATACAGTGGTCGTCGACGCAGCCCGACTGGATCGCCATCTGTTACAGCCACTGCCTCGAGATTCTGCGAGTTTGA